The Scomber scombrus chromosome 5, fScoSco1.1, whole genome shotgun sequence genome window below encodes:
- the ift20 gene encoding intraflagellar transport protein 20 homolog isoform X2: MAKDPLAEAGFYFDELNKLRVLEPDVSQKTSELKEECKEFVDKIGQFQKIVGGLIELVDELAKEAETEKMKVSY, encoded by the exons ATGGCTAAAGACCCATTAGCAGAGGCGGGCTTCTATTTTGATGAACTCAACAAGCTACGGGTACTGGAGCCTGATGTCAGCCAGAAGACCTCAGAGCTCAAGGAGGAGTGCAAGGAGTTTGTCGACA AAATTGGACAGTTTCAGAAGATAGTTGGAGGTCTTATCGAGCTGGTCGATGAGCTGGCAAaagaagcagagacagaaaaaatgaaG